The Planctomycetota bacterium genome window below encodes:
- a CDS encoding TIGR03936 family radical SAM-associated protein, with protein sequence MDALRVLVRFAKEGDARWLSHRDLMRLFERALRRAGLPVRMTQGFNPHPKLSIAAALPLGLEACDEALEVELEPTVSPDDVLRRLGEQLPNGVRLRSAAAVPHGARARVASLEYEAELPPDCPLTPGDLESARSRATLPVRRANGEERDVRPALLALNLEAGRLRFEVAACDRGTPRAAEVLAALLGDDSEVLRRIRLRRTRVSLMLSPPGPQSGTGVTRCLRG encoded by the coding sequence ATGGACGCGCTGCGAGTGCTGGTGCGATTCGCGAAGGAGGGGGACGCACGGTGGCTGTCCCATCGCGACCTGATGCGGCTGTTCGAGCGGGCGCTGCGCAGGGCGGGTCTGCCGGTGCGGATGACCCAGGGCTTCAATCCGCACCCGAAGCTGAGCATCGCGGCGGCCCTGCCCCTGGGGCTGGAGGCCTGCGACGAGGCCCTGGAGGTGGAGCTGGAGCCCACGGTGTCGCCCGACGATGTGCTCCGGCGCCTGGGCGAGCAACTGCCCAACGGGGTTCGGTTGCGCTCCGCCGCCGCCGTGCCCCACGGGGCGCGGGCGCGTGTGGCGTCGTTGGAGTACGAGGCGGAACTGCCGCCCGACTGCCCGCTGACGCCGGGCGACCTCGAGAGTGCGAGAAGCCGCGCGACGCTGCCCGTGCGGCGAGCGAACGGCGAAGAGCGGGATGTACGGCCCGCCCTGCTCGCCCTGAACCTGGAGGCGGGCCGGCTGCGATTCGAGGTGGCGGCATGCGACCGCGGCACACCACGCGCCGCTGAGGTCCTCGCGGCGCTGCTCGGAGACGACTCGGAGGTACTGCGACGGATACGACTGCGACGAACGCGAGTGAGCCTGATGCTCAGCCCGCCGGGGCCGCAGAGCGGCACAGGCGTGACTCGGTGCCTGAGAGGGTGA